A window of Arcobacter acticola genomic DNA:
TTTTATATAAATAGTTCCTGCTTCTGCATTTATTAATTCACGAGTGTATTTGAGTATCTCATGTAATAATACATCTAAGTCATTTATATTGAATAAGTTTATATCATAAATATGTCTTAATTCTAAATCTTTCATGAGTAAATTACTTTGTGTTAATTTTGAATTATTATAGCACTTAAATTATTATATTTCCAACTTCAAGTCTTTGACCTCTTACAAAATCAACAGAACTAATAGCTTTTTTAGATGGAGCTTGCAGAGTTTTTATCTTTAAGCTTCCTTTTTCACAAGCTACTAAAATATAATCTTTTTTTATTTCTAAAATTTCACCAGGATTATTAATCGATATTTCTTCATTTAGTTCAATATCTTTTAATTTTAATTCAGAAGATAGAAAAATTCCTGGCCAATAAGAATAGGCTTTATATTTTAAAATCAATCTTTTTGCATCTAAAAAATCAACTAAACCATCTTCTTTCTTTATTTTTTTACAAAAAGAAACTTCTGCTTCATTTTGTTTTAATGGTTTAATATTCTCAAAATTATCTAAAGTAGTAATCGTAAGTTTTGCAGCAATTTGAGAAAGTTCTTCAAATGCAGCAGATACTTCCATAGTAGGAGTTACTTTTAAATATTGAAAAGCTAAAATATCTCCACTATCAAGTCCCTCTTCCATTAACATAGATGTTACTCCTGTATATGAATCGTCATTTAACAATGACTCTTGAATAGGACTTGCACCT
This region includes:
- the fmt gene encoding methionyl-tRNA formyltransferase, with translation MSKRILFMGTPDYATTIFSELLQSNYEIIGLFTQPDKPVGRKQILTAPHIKQYCLDLNLNIPIFQPLKLRGNEEATTQIKNLNPDFIIVAAYGQILPKEILDIAPCINLHASLLPKYRGASPIQESLLNDDSYTGVTSMLMEEGLDSGDILAFQYLKVTPTMEVSAAFEELSQIAAKLTITTLDNFENIKPLKQNEAEVSFCKKIKKEDGLVDFLDAKRLILKYKAYSYWPGIFLSSELKLKDIELNEEISINNPGEILEIKKDYILVACEKGSLKIKTLQAPSKKAISSVDFVRGQRLEVGNIII